A single window of Agelaius phoeniceus isolate bAgePho1 chromosome 16, bAgePho1.hap1, whole genome shotgun sequence DNA harbors:
- the C1QTNF8 gene encoding complement C1q tumor necrosis factor-related protein 8: MSSVILLLLLLLLLPAGNAGSQEEQALPRRRLACVRCCGPSEQPVSIFSQRSARMSGHPQYSLPKIQPTIDITILKGEKGEMGERGLPGAAGKAGERGSRGLSGRKGQKGQPGPQGHPCKQLFAAFSVGRRKPLHSSDYFQHVTFDTELVNLYQHFNMFSGKFFCYVPGVYYFSLNVHTWNFKETYVHLMRNEQAVAILYAQPSDRSIMQSQSLMLDLQEGDEVWVRMFKRERENAIYSEESDLYIIFNGHLIKPALE, from the exons aTGAGCTCCgtgatcctgctgctgctgctgctgctgctgcttcccgcCGGGAATGCCGGctcccaggaggagcaggcGCTGCCCAGGCGGCGCCTGGCGTGCGTGAGGTGCTGCGGGCCCTCGGAGCAGCCCGTCTCCATCTTCTCCCAAAGGTCTGCCAGGATGAGCGGCCACCCCCAATATTCCCTGCCCAAAATCCAGCCCACCATCGACATCACCATCCTCAAAG GCGAGAAGGGCGAGATGGGCGAGCGGGGGCTCCCCGGGGCGGCGGGGAAGGCAGGAGAGCGCGGATCCCGCGGGCTGAGCGGCCGCAAGGGCCAGAAGGGCCAGCCTGgcccccagggccacccctgcAAGCAGCTCTTCGCCGCCTTCTCCGTGGGCCGCCGCaagcccctgcacagctccgACTACTTCCAGCACGTCACCTTCGACACGGAGCTCGTCAACCTCTACCAGCACTTCAACATGTTCTCCGGGAAGTTCTTCTGCTACGTGCCCGGCGTTTACTACTTCAGCCTCAACGTGCACACCTGGAATTTCAAGGAGACCTACGTGCACCTGATGAGGAACGAGCAGGCCGTGGCCATCCTGTACGCCCAGCCCAGCGACAGGAGCATCatgcagagccagagcctgaTGCTGGATCTGCAGGAAGGGGATGAGGTTTGGGTCAGGATGTTcaagagggagagggaaaacgCCATTTACAGCGAGGAGTCGGATCTTTACATCATCTTCAACGGGCACCTGATCAAACCTGCCCTGGAGTAG
- the SSTR5 gene encoding somatostatin receptor type 5, producing MDPLYFSSTFSMEAAPGQANSSLLPNGTENATLPAPPPFQYIHKVLIPICYLLVCALGLSGNALVIYVVLRHAKMKTVTNIYILNLAVADVLFMLGLPFLATQNAISYWPFGSFLCRLVMTVDGINQFTSIFCLTVMSMDRYLAVVHPIKSTKWRRPRVAKLISATVWTFSFLVVLPVIIFSDVQEDFQTCNMNWPEPVNVWSAAFIIYTSVLGFFGPLLVICLCYLLIVVKVKSSGIRVGSTRRRRSERKVTRMVVIIVVVFVFCWLPFYTMNIVNLILILPADPVLEGLYFFMVVLSYANSCANPILYGFLSDNFKQSFQKVLCLRKGDGAEDGEPVEHRQENSSRLQESMLTQRNVEFNGHMQTSKV from the coding sequence ATGGATCCTCTGTACTTCTCCAGCACATTCAGCATGGAGGCCGCTCCCGGCCAGGCCAactcctccctgctgcccaaCGGGACGGAGAACGCGACGCTGCCGGCGCCGCCGCCGTTCCAGTACATCCACAAGGTGCTCATTCCCATCTGCTACCTGCTGGTGTGCGCCCTGGGGCTCAGCGGCAACGCCCTGGTCATCTACGTGGTGCTGCGCCACGCCAAGATGAAAACGGTCACCAACATCTACATCCTCAACCTGGCCGTGGCTGATGTGCTCTTCATGCTGGGCCTGCCCTTCCTGGCCACCCAAAACGCCATCTCCTACTGGCCCTTCGGCTCCTTCCTCTGCCGCCTGGTGATGACCGTGGACGGCATCAACCAGTTCACCAGCATCTTCTGCCTGACGGTGATGAGCATGGACCGCTACCTGGCCGTGGTGCACCCCATCAAATCCACCAAGTGGAGACGCCCCAGGGTGGCCAAGCTCATCAGTGCCACGGTCTGGACCTTCTCCTTCTTGGTGGTGCTGCCCGTGATCATCTTCTCGGACGTGCAGGAGGATTTCCAGACGTGCAACATGAACTGGCCCGAGCCGGTCAACGTCTGGTCGGCGGCGTTCATCATCTACACCTCGGTGCTGGGCTTCTTCGGGCCCTTGCTGGTCATCTGCCTGTGCTACCTGCTGATCGTGGTCAAGGTGAAGTCCTCGGGGATCCGCGTGGGCTCCACGCGGCGCCGCAGGTCGGAGCGGAAGGTCACCAGGATGGTGGTGATCATCGTAGTGGTGTTCGTGTTCTGCTGGCTGCCCTTCTACACCATGAACATCGTCAACCTGATCCTCATCCTGCCCGCCGACCCCGTCCTCGAGGGGCTCTACTTCTTCATGGTGGTGCTGAGCTACGCCAACAGCTGTGCCAACCCCATCCTCTACGGCTTCCTCTCCGACAACTTCAAGCAGAGCTTCCAGAAGGTTCTCTGCCTCCGGAAGGGTGATGGAGCGGAGGATGGAGAGCCCgtggagcacaggcaggagaaCAGCAGCCGCCTGCAGGAGTCCATGCTGACCCAGAGGAACGTGGAGTTCAACGGGCACATGCAGACCAGCAAGGTCTGA